The genomic window GATAGTTCTGCTCATCTAATTACAGCAACTATTTTGCAAAACAATTATTCTGCACATTTTGAGTTGCACTTTTATGCCTTGTTGGCTCCCTCGTGTGATCGTGTCTATGCTCTTTTAGAAGTGTTCTTCATTTTACTGATTGCAATTATCATCTTGTTGGATATTTATGTGAAGTACTGTAAAAAAATTGAGTGCATTTTGGGTCACTCATTGCTAGACTAGTATAATGAGTGGCCATTCTCGGAAGCGGATTTGTAGCACCCGGGTGCTCCACACCCCTATACGAacattaaattcaaaaaaaaaaccccGAGAAATTTGGAAAAAATTCTGAGATTTTGGGATATCAAACCTGGGTTCCCGATCTGCTCCTGTGTGAAATTTCGTGAAAAATACCAGAAAATGTAttcgtggcaaaaaagacaaaaatttCCTATGTATAGAAAAAAACTGGTTGGATAGATTTTTGTTCGGACAGTATTTCCTTCGCCATGGATACGTTTTCTGGTATTTTTTCATGAAATTTCACACGGGAGTAGATTGAGATACCAGGTTTGATATccccaaatttcagttttttttatttttttggtattttttacaTTTAATATTCGTATAGGGATGTGGAGCACCCAGGAGCTCCTGTGTATTTTCCGGCCATTCTCTTGCTTTTTCTATTCTGCCATACTTACCCCGCTACATCACAATAAAAGCAGGTGCAAATAACATCAGTGCAGAAAAGAAAACGGCAATCTGAGGGACATGCTGGTGAAGATGCTGAGGAGCATGAGGCTGCGGAAATTCTGTGTGTTATGAACAATCATGAACAAGGTTTGAGTGCTGAGCTTCGCGATGTTAGAGAAGAAACTTCAAATATCAACGCTGAGCTCATCAAGGTTCAGTCATATCCATAATCATTTTCACCCTCTTATCAATATTAGATACTACACGCATTCCTGTCAAACCATGCGGAAGATTACGAAATTAAAATTGACATTATAAGTTGATGTCCAGGGATTTCTTGATATGGGTGGTGTTGGTAGACAGAATATCACCGTAAAGTACATGGGGCAGTTGAGTGAGAGGCCATTCCTACTGGCATGCCTTCGGAAGTTTCTCTGCAAAGAAGCCGAGGCGGAAGCTTCTCGGCTGTGCAAATTTTGGCAGGAGCAGCTCATGAACCCAGACTGGTATCCCTTCAAGAGTGACACAATTGGAGGCATTTCTGAGGTATGCTGAGTTCTTGTGCAGACTATAGCTTATGGTCCACCGGTTCTTGGAGGTGACAAGTTATGTGCTACATCGCTACTTGTGTGATTAGGAGACTATTAATGACGATGACGTTAAACTACAAGAGCTGCGGGCTACGTGGGGGGAAGAGTCTTACAAGGCATTGGTGAAGGCTTTGGTGAATAGTTTCTTGGAGTTAAAGGAATGTGGCAAGCTGAGTGACAGAACCATTGTAGCCCAGCTTTGGAATTTCAAAGAGGACAGGAAGGCTACTCTCAGTGAGAGTGTTGAGTACGTGTGCAGCAAAGTGAAGAGCCTCAGCAACGAGAATGTCAGGACCTCGACTTGCGGGTACGTATGATTGTATAAGATTCAGTTTGTTAAGTGTACCTTTGCTAGAATCATACAGGCATGCAGCGCCAGCAGTCCTGATTCGATTGGAGCATTGAAATCATAGTTGTAGGTTTCTATATCTGTAATCAGCTTAATGAAACAAAAATCCTACTGGTCCAATGTATTTCAATGGCCTTTTTAAAGGCATGGTACAGAGACTTATTATATGGCCAAGAAAACAGACTTGGTTGGGTGTATATATACCGAGAAATGGACTTTATGATGCATGCAAACTTTGTTATAACTACTGTAGTACTTATGTGAATTCACACAAAAATTCATTAGAACTTGTTTCTGTATGTGCAGGAAAAGGGGCCGTGGTGGTGGACGAGCATGAAGACACTAACAAAAAGAATAGGTGCTGTACTTTGTACTTTTAAAGACGCTATTATGAGTCATCGTACCTTTTAAGAAAGTGTTTTTCTGTAGAAAAAATTATCCGAAGCTGAGTCCAGAAAGAACATTTCAACTGAAATTTTGGTGTCCACCTCATGGTAACCTCAGTAGCAATGCAGGCACAAGTGCCTTAGTTGATGCTGTTGTATGTTGCAGATAGATTGTCCCTGTCTACTGAATTATCACCATGCCAATTTTATTTTAAATTGCGCAGGGAACTTACTCAGGCTGTCAGTGTCTGGGTACAAAACATAGAAGCGCTAACTCATGGTGAAGAACTGAAGACTGAAGAACCTTTTTCTTATTTTGGCAAACAAAGACTGAAGAACCTGACCTTAGCAAGGAAGGAAGCCCGAAAAGAGCATATCGCAGAACAACGCTATGGTTGTTTCGATGTTTTCTTCTATCCGTTTCGAACCATCTAGAATGGCCTTGTACTCGGCATGTTTCGAATTTCATCTCAGCTTCGGTATCGTGTTAAGCTCTGAACTTACTATGGATTCACACCGATGGCTGAATGTCGGATGCATAACAGTAAACCTGAATAGCATATACTAGGATGTGCGTATCATTGGACGACTATTTGTTGCAAGCACGTGCTGTTTTTTCAGGGAAAACGTCGGGGTAGTTGCATGTTGCAGAAGTTGTGGTGTTTTCCTTTTCGCTGTAGTTTTGCCTGTCCCTGTCATGTTTTTTTAGATGAACACGGAGCAGATCGTCGTGTTTGTCAAAGTGGTTGGCGGAGTTTATTGCACAGATGCTATAAAAATGTTGCACCCCGAACTTCTGGGTATTCGGCTCTGATGGGAAATATCGACCCAACTAAGCAGTGGCCGGGGGAAATCCTCCTCGAGAAAACTAAGCAGTGGCCGCATTTTTTCTCATGAACAGCCCTGGTGATTGCCTTGCCCCCTGTCTTTCTAGTACAATTTACTGAAAACGACTAGCGATTGAAAATGACAGAGAGCTGATAGCATCCAATTCGTACAGGAGAGGTGTAGTTGCGCAAGTCAGAACTCCAATCAGATACCACGACAGAGGAAAGTGAGGCACATCTTCTCGAATCTCCAATGCTTTAGCTTGAAGCGAAGATCCTAACCAGGGAAGTTTACTGACGGAAGCCTACTGACTTATGTGTCCCCATGAAAAAGAAGACCCGAATGACACGCCGGCGGCAGCTCAGGAAAGTTATTCGAGCGAACTCCGTGTTCTGGGAGTGTACCCTCAAGAAGCTACTATCACTTTCGGACGCAGCTATTCTCAGCTCGACCTTATATGCTCCctaatgaacagtaaaatcgaaaaaataataaaaaaatcaaaaaattctaatttttttatgtgcaaactttgacaaatgttctcGGTTCTTGGAAATTTTCATCCCGAAATAACATTTGTGGAGGTCGTGGTAAAAAAAAATCAACACTCCAAATATGCTATTTTTAAAAGCATTTTGGAGtgttttttttgccatgacttccacgaattTTATTTCAGGATTAAAATTTACAAGCGCTGAGAACATTTGTCAAAGTTAGCAaccaaaaaatttcagattttttcaaatggtttttcatttattttttctgaatttactgttcatcgagAGTAGAAGGGGACTTTCGTTTTCAGTCATGCTAAAAATGGCATGTTAGCAGAAAAATTGTCAGGAATTTACTATGCTGTAGGAGAGTAATTGCCATGCATTTTCACGGATTTGCCATGATGCAACATGAAGAATTGTCAGTCAAAAAAGAAAATTTCCAACTTGTTTGGATTTGCCATGCTGGCAGAAGAAAAAAATCATGCTACATCTAAGGAAAACTGATTAAAACCATCATGCTCCAAAAACAGATTTTGTCATCCCAAATGTGTTCGCTCATACTGCCATCCTCTTGAGCGAACCGTTTAGTGTCGTCGGCTCGTAGTTTATCCAGAGGGGTGCACGTGAGCGAATAACTGACACGTGCCTCGCCAAAAAACAAACAAGCTGAGCTGCCGTCTTATCGTTAACAGAAAAAAGGCTTATGTGTTCACGGTGAGCCCTACCTTGAAAATGACCCTATCCATCTACCCGTGCCTCTAATATATTTTCGTACGATAGGTGTAGCATATTTCAATTTGAAGAATGTAATGATTTGCTATGACATTGCAGCCAATTCATAAATATTGATTGAGTGCATGGTGGAATGGTGCCAAGGAGGAATGTTGTAACCAATATAGATTGAGTGCCAATACCACATTTTTTAACCTTTAGAGACAGTGTTAGCCGCAGAGCATGTAAGTTCCAATTATTTCCAAATACACTATGAAGTCCGATTCTATGATTTCCCTCTATGAATGGACGACTAGATAGCCCATCTCTTGCAAGGCTTAATTTTACGGACTATAGTGGTTGTGAAGCTTTAATCTATAGGTCAGTTTTGCCCTATCTTTTTTCGAGATTTCAAATTTGAGTGCATGCCAATCCCCCAAAGTTTATGCGGGGATAGCTACTCACCCATTCAAAATCCTTCCTGTCCAACTTTGTTTGAGTCTTCGCTAAGGTGGAGTTGTGTCGTCTGATCTGGGCCATGGAGTAATTTTTTCCTTACGCATTTCTTCCTTATGTGGTTATGTTGGTCCCGCCTGATACTGGTCCCATAGGACAGGCATGTCGTGGTGGCCTCTAGATCTAGGTGATGGTGGCGGGAGTGAGGACTGGAGAAGGTAAAATGAGGAAACGACCATTGGGGACCTTCAGACCCGGTCATTGGCGGGGGAAGTCAATCTTTATGGATGTGCATGAAAAAAGTAGGTCATAGAGAGCTCGATAACTAGGCGGCGGGCAACGTCTAATTGATAGTAAGGGTGGCGGCCCACTGTAGAAGGAAAAAAAAAGAGCGAGGATGGCGGGTTTGTGGTAGAAAAAATCGGTGAACAAGGTGGTGATGGCATCCATCCATGGTGGGTGGTATGAAGCGAGTTATAGACCGGGAGGTGGCTCAGAGGAGGGTGAATTGAGGAATAGATATATATTTCAAGATTATACAAAGAAATTGTATGTCATCCATAAAATATTGTCTTTTTCATCAATTCAAGGGGGTATGGATGAAATGGCTAGGAGTATGCAACTTACAACTAAAAGGTTCTGGGTTCATCTAAGCTGAAGAGGAAGGGTCATGATAATGTTGTCGATGAGCTTGACAAACATATAATGAACAAAAAGACCACCCACTATTACAATCTGCCATACAATTCCACCCAACTATTAATATCGGCTTTGCAAAAGATCATCTGAATGTGCCCTAAAGTATTGTACATCTAAGTCACATGTCATTGATTTTATCCGGAGATCCGTGCGGGTATTAATGTGCCCTAGGCAGACCCTATTAATATTCCTCCTTCAACATCGAAAACCATTCTTACCCAGAAAAATAAAAACATCGAAAACCATTCTTGCCCCTTCAGCTCAGTtctttatatgaaaaattatcatgaTGCTAACTTATACTGATTTTAATTCCTAATTTAAAAAAAGACCATTCAATTACGGCCGTCTCATTTTTTTCATCACAGGTCATTTTTAATCTCCACTGACATTTTGATATTTGACGCCCCCCCTTGAAATGCATCTGCTACAACACTGCTTGCCCCCTCGGCCCAGCTCGAAATTATTTTTTCTCTCCCCCTCCCATGGCAGGGCATCCTAAATATAAATTGGCCATTTATAATCCCGTCAGGCCATCTCCCTCTCGCCCCCGTCATTCTCCTTTTCCTTTGTGGCTTGCGCAacgggcgaggcgaggcgaggcgtggtgCCGGAGGAGGCGAAATATAGCCACCCTCTCCATCCAATCCACCCGGCCCCCGATTGCTTTGCACCGCCGGAACCTCGCCCTCCCGGCCGACCGCCGTAACCGCAAGGTACTAATGCCTTCTcctcccgctcccgctcccgccTGCTCTGCCCGCCCGCCGTCTGTCGATTTTCCCCGCCGATCGATCATGTCCCGCCGCAAAAATCGTGGGGCGCGACGTGGTTCCGAGGTGCGTCCCGCTTTCGTCCCGGCCCCTGCTTCGGGATGCCACGTTCGGGATATGGCGAGGGTTGGGGGTCGGCCGTGGTCGCGTAGATGGTGTACGCCCTCTGTTTTCCGGTGGGCTTGATGGCTCCGATGATGGAGTTTTGGGCGTCGATCGCGTGCCCCCGCCGCCCCTGCGCAATGCGACGACGGGAGGTTTCGCCtgtttcgctctctctctctctctctctctctctctctctctctctctctctctctctctctctctctctctctctctctctctctctctctctctctctctctctctctctctctctctctctctctctctctctctctcgccgtttCCTCGGATTTTTGGTTTCGGTTATTATCGGTCGCGCGCGGCGGCGTGCCTTCCTGGACTCGGGGCTGTTTCCTTTTGATCGCTCTGGTGTTTTCTTCCGGGCGACGGTGCGTGCCATTGTCGTCCGGGCATCGATTCCGTGCCCCAATTGGTCGCAACGTGCGGATGTTTTCCGCCGAGCTGGCGGTTTGAGTGACGCCGCAAAAGGTTGCCCCTCTTGCGCACCTTTTCTGACCCCCATCCCTTCTTGATTCCTTCGTGCGCTTTGTGCGTTGCCTTATTTAGTCAGGTTTATGGACGTACCTTCTCCGTGTTACTTATCCTCGAGTACTATTTTCGTGCGAGTTGTTGCGCGTGATTACAGGTGCCACACGCTGTTATGAGTTGTTTTGGATTCGATACATTCTCCAATATAGTACCTGAATTTTAGTGTTTAGAGGGATGGCTGTCAAGCATGCAATTAGCTGCTATCGTTTTGGATTCGTAGCTGGCTCCATGTTGACGGGGACCTCAACCATTATCTTACTTAAACTGTGGCTCTAGCAATTGTTAATAGGATCCATTCATTGGCTTCGGCAGTACGCTGTTGCTTTATTCACAGCTTCCAGTCTTTCAGTATAGAGTATAGAGTATAGACTCAATCTCTGGTGCATGCTTCTGCTTGCTATTTTATTCTAGTGAAAGTGACACATGACAGGGATTGATTATTTATTTGGCTTCAGTGTCGCATTTTAAGACATGGATGGCTTCTTCATGTGGTCGGGTTCGTCTACTTTACCATTATGCATTCAAGTGACAGTTGGGTGTTGTACTTCATGGAAGATTATTCCGAGTACTGTTTAGCAATGACCCATATCTTGGTTGTTCTTCTACGGTCAACTGGATGTCACACAAAAACTATTTTTAATCTTAGCGTGGACATTTTATAATTCTGGCTTCTCTATTGCTCAAAATGTACCTTGTTATGTGACTTTGTCTCTTTCATCAGGTTGCTGAGTCAAGATATAGGAATTGATGGATCTGTCCACAACCTCTGTTATGGCGGCTAAGGCCTACTCGTACAAAGCAGAGTCACTGGTTAAGGAATACCTTCTTGCAGATGCATATGTTTCGTACACTGCTATGCTTGGTGGGATCCTGATGTGCAAGATGGTATTATTTGCTCCCCTCTTATTTGTTGACATTTATGATCATGTCACCTGTGAATTTAGTGATGCTCACATGATTCATG from Triticum aestivum cultivar Chinese Spring chromosome 3B, IWGSC CS RefSeq v2.1, whole genome shotgun sequence includes these protein-coding regions:
- the LOC123070905 gene encoding factor of DNA methylation 2 isoform X2, which produces MAETGDASGDWLARLSGLGSYVCSKMNYHENCSLQYAGIHTALHGVLEEKEKVEQEYKARLHLIAAKEELVRRNEELEAEIQSLKRKLQASEASDTPAQGSGREHNQSGRVQITSVQKRKRQSEGHAGEDAEEHEAAEILCVMNNHEQGLSAELRDVREETSNINAELIKGFLDMGGVGRQNITVKYMGQLSERPFLLACLRKFLCKEAEAEASRLCKFWQEQLMNPDWYPFKSDTIGGISEETINDDDVKLQELRATWGEESYKALVKALVNSFLELKECGKLSDRTIVAQLWNFKEDRKATLSESVEYVCSKVKSLSNENVRTSTCGKRGRGGGRA
- the LOC123070905 gene encoding factor of DNA methylation 2 isoform X1, with product MAETGDASGDWLARLSGLGSYVCSKMNYHENCSLQYAGIHTALHGVLEEKEKVEQEYKARLHLIAAKEELVRRNEELEAEIQSLKRKLQASEASDTPAQGSGREHNQSGRQVQITSVQKRKRQSEGHAGEDAEEHEAAEILCVMNNHEQGLSAELRDVREETSNINAELIKGFLDMGGVGRQNITVKYMGQLSERPFLLACLRKFLCKEAEAEASRLCKFWQEQLMNPDWYPFKSDTIGGISEETINDDDVKLQELRATWGEESYKALVKALVNSFLELKECGKLSDRTIVAQLWNFKEDRKATLSESVEYVCSKVKSLSNENVRTSTCGKRGRGGGRA